From Ramlibacter agri, a single genomic window includes:
- a CDS encoding tripartite tricarboxylate transporter substrate binding protein, with protein sequence MQRRTLLACAAVLAAALGPPPVHAAWPERPLRIIVPFPPGGGVDVLARLVGAKLGPLLGQAVVVDNKPGADTQIGTGAVAQAAPDGYTIGLLTSGFSVNKALYPNLPYDAAKDFTPISGLATSPFYVVAWPQHEAKDLPALIRWGKEHPGKLNYSTSSADAFLAGELLKKLGGIDSVHVRYKGTPPSMMAVMTGEVAYSFFTLTGIKPQVDSGKLRIVGVTSPQRTPQMPQVPTVAEQGMPGYAIVGWFGFIGPAGMPEAVTQKLNAAIQQIIQMPDVRNTIDSLGATPLKQTPEEFNAFLQAEFAKYGTLVKENRLQVD encoded by the coding sequence ATGCAACGCCGAACCCTTCTTGCCTGCGCGGCCGTGCTGGCCGCCGCGCTCGGTCCGCCTCCAGTCCACGCCGCCTGGCCTGAACGGCCCCTGCGGATCATCGTGCCCTTCCCGCCCGGCGGCGGCGTGGACGTGCTGGCCCGGCTGGTCGGCGCCAAGCTCGGCCCGCTGCTGGGCCAGGCCGTGGTGGTGGACAACAAGCCGGGCGCGGACACGCAGATCGGCACCGGCGCCGTCGCCCAGGCCGCGCCCGACGGCTACACCATCGGCCTGCTGACCTCGGGCTTCTCGGTCAACAAGGCGCTGTACCCGAACCTGCCGTATGATGCCGCGAAGGACTTCACGCCGATCTCCGGGCTGGCGACCTCGCCCTTCTACGTGGTGGCCTGGCCGCAGCACGAGGCCAAGGACCTGCCTGCGCTGATCCGCTGGGGCAAGGAGCACCCCGGCAAGCTGAACTACTCCACCTCCAGCGCCGACGCCTTCCTGGCCGGCGAACTGCTCAAGAAGCTCGGCGGCATCGACTCGGTCCACGTCCGCTACAAGGGCACGCCGCCATCGATGATGGCCGTGATGACGGGCGAGGTGGCCTACTCCTTCTTCACGCTGACCGGCATCAAGCCGCAGGTGGACAGCGGCAAGCTGCGCATCGTCGGCGTTACCTCGCCGCAGCGCACGCCGCAGATGCCCCAGGTGCCCACCGTGGCGGAGCAGGGCATGCCCGGCTACGCCATCGTCGGCTGGTTCGGCTTCATCGGCCCCGCCGGCATGCCGGAAGCGGTGACGCAGAAGCTCAATGCCGCCATCCAGCAGATCATCCAGATGCCCGACGTGCGCAACACGATCGACTCGCTTGGCGCCACGCCGCTGAAGCAGACGCCCGAAGAGTTCAACGCCTTCCTGCAGGCCGAGTTCGCCAAGTACGGCACGCTGGTCAAGGAAAACCGCTTGCAAGTCGACTGA
- a CDS encoding AMP-binding protein: MNTEPFHTGPAVADAMARRDAAAYMAALDEHRMRKLGPQLAWCFANEYYGAKMRAAGISDPREIRSLGQFRALPAFMNKAWHRESQAESLARYGHPFGMHLCAKLEDVLHVAGTSGTTGLPTFYLFTKKDLELSFLTLTRMFKFCGLKRGDTVLHLYGLSMWVAGTTMIQAAESMGARPIPLGAEAGVTKALQYIEMCRPSALFCTPSMLSHLVDRAPQQLGKPLSAFGIQRVMCGGEPGLAIPEMRKRLQEGSGAKLYDMSGGAWTNAACDCGGPEHMGQHVWGEDYCFRYDLVDPETRKPLPLVDGAVGEAIHTGLEYEAAPALRYASGDVLRLAVGECPHCGHFGARFSFVGRADDLMNIGGVKVYPTAVKEVVESLAPAISGQMQILLDAPPPRVVPPLKIAVEAAANVVEGDWAGLQEKIEQRLHAALKIRAKVTLVAAGSLATSNLKTRLVHVVPAGKPVPAQP; this comes from the coding sequence GTGAACACCGAACCCTTCCACACCGGCCCGGCGGTCGCCGACGCCATGGCCCGCCGCGACGCCGCCGCCTACATGGCCGCGCTGGACGAGCACCGCATGCGCAAGCTGGGCCCGCAGCTCGCCTGGTGCTTCGCCAACGAGTACTACGGCGCGAAGATGCGCGCAGCCGGCATCTCCGACCCGCGGGAGATCCGCAGCCTCGGCCAGTTCCGGGCCCTGCCCGCCTTCATGAACAAGGCGTGGCATCGCGAATCGCAGGCCGAATCGCTCGCCCGCTACGGCCATCCCTTCGGCATGCACCTGTGCGCGAAGCTGGAGGACGTGCTGCACGTTGCCGGCACCTCCGGCACGACGGGGCTGCCCACCTTCTACCTGTTCACGAAGAAGGACCTGGAGCTCAGCTTCCTGACCCTGACCCGCATGTTCAAGTTCTGCGGGCTCAAGCGGGGTGACACCGTGCTGCACCTCTACGGCCTGAGCATGTGGGTGGCCGGCACGACGATGATCCAGGCGGCGGAGTCCATGGGCGCGCGGCCCATCCCGCTGGGCGCCGAGGCCGGCGTCACCAAGGCCTTGCAGTACATCGAGATGTGCCGCCCGAGCGCGCTGTTCTGCACGCCGTCCATGCTGTCGCACCTCGTGGACCGCGCGCCGCAGCAGCTGGGCAAGCCGCTGTCCGCCTTCGGCATCCAGCGCGTGATGTGCGGTGGCGAGCCGGGCCTGGCGATTCCCGAAATGCGCAAGCGGCTGCAGGAAGGCTCCGGCGCAAAGCTGTACGACATGAGCGGCGGCGCCTGGACCAACGCGGCCTGCGACTGCGGCGGCCCCGAGCACATGGGCCAGCACGTCTGGGGCGAGGACTACTGCTTCCGCTACGACCTGGTGGACCCCGAAACCCGCAAGCCGCTGCCGCTGGTGGACGGCGCCGTCGGCGAGGCCATCCACACCGGTCTCGAATACGAAGCCGCCCCGGCCCTGCGCTATGCCAGCGGCGACGTGCTGCGCCTGGCCGTGGGCGAATGCCCGCACTGCGGGCATTTCGGCGCGCGCTTCAGCTTCGTCGGCCGCGCCGACGACCTGATGAACATCGGCGGCGTGAAGGTCTACCCCACCGCGGTGAAGGAAGTGGTGGAGAGCCTCGCGCCGGCCATCAGCGGCCAGATGCAGATCCTGCTGGACGCGCCGCCGCCGCGGGTGGTGCCGCCGCTGAAGATCGCGGTGGAGGCGGCGGCGAACGTGGTCGAAGGGGACTGGGCCGGCCTGCAGGAAAAGATCGAGCAGCGCCTGCACGCGGCGCTGAAGATCCGCGCCAAGGTCACCCTGGTGGCGGCCGGCTCACTGGCCACTTCCAACCTGAAGACCAGGCTCGTGCACGTCGTCCCCGCGGGCAAGCCGGTGCCGGCCCAGCCCTGA
- a CDS encoding dimethyl sulfoxide reductase anchor subunit family protein → MKPAASIILFTTIAGVAQGLAVALAVATLLGVAPAAGLASAILWVATGLLLVALAASFFHLGHPLRAWRAALMWRTSWMSREVIVLPVFICLTGAWAVLASNGAAARPVLAWLTIAFAFLLWYCTAMIYACIRFIQEWAHPLTIVNYMLLGLSSGLVATCALAVLAGETRFAVGVVPWAIAFTAAAWITRGLALRRNARLKPKSTTQSATGIQAQRVVQKSMGMTGGSFNTREFFHGATASVVRNTKRIFLVFTFALPIVVLAIGIAANAPAVCLLAFPLQFAGLLAERWFFFAQARHPQNLYYQVVS, encoded by the coding sequence ATGAAGCCCGCCGCGTCCATCATCCTGTTCACCACGATCGCCGGCGTCGCGCAGGGCCTGGCGGTTGCGCTGGCCGTGGCCACCTTGCTCGGCGTCGCGCCCGCGGCGGGCCTGGCTTCGGCCATCCTGTGGGTCGCCACCGGCCTGCTGCTGGTCGCGCTGGCTGCGTCCTTCTTCCACCTGGGGCATCCGCTGCGCGCCTGGCGCGCCGCCCTGATGTGGCGCACCTCGTGGATGTCGCGCGAAGTGATCGTGCTGCCGGTGTTCATCTGCCTCACCGGCGCCTGGGCAGTCCTCGCGTCGAACGGCGCCGCGGCCAGGCCGGTGCTGGCCTGGCTCACGATCGCCTTCGCCTTCCTGCTGTGGTACTGCACGGCGATGATCTATGCGTGCATCCGCTTCATTCAGGAATGGGCGCATCCGCTGACCATCGTCAACTACATGCTGCTGGGCCTGTCCTCCGGCCTGGTCGCCACCTGCGCGCTGGCGGTGCTGGCCGGCGAGACGCGCTTCGCGGTGGGCGTCGTGCCTTGGGCCATCGCCTTCACGGCGGCCGCGTGGATCACGCGCGGCCTCGCGCTGCGCCGCAATGCGCGCCTGAAGCCGAAGTCCACCACGCAGTCGGCCACGGGCATCCAGGCGCAGCGCGTCGTGCAGAAGTCCATGGGCATGACCGGCGGCTCGTTCAACACGCGCGAGTTCTTCCACGGCGCCACTGCGAGCGTGGTGCGCAACACCAAGCGGATATTCCTGGTGTTCACCTTCGCCTTGCCAATCGTGGTGCTCGCCATCGGCATCGCGGCGAACGCGCCGGCCGTGTGCCTGCTCGCCTTCCCGCTGCAGTTCGCCGGCCTGCTGGCGGAGCGCTGGTTCTTCTTCGCCCAGGCGCGCCACCCGCAGAACCTCTACTACCAGGTCGTCTCGTGA
- a CDS encoding 4Fe-4S dicluster domain-containing protein: MSQAPQAETLAKQLALVIDLNVCVGCHACVTSCKEWNTSGAAGPLADLNAYGAKPTGTFFNRVQTYEADSFPNTQTIHFPKSCVHCEDPPCVPVCPTGASYKRAEDGIVLVDYDKCIGCKYCSWACPYGAREFDEERKVMTKCTLCVDRIYDEHLAPADRKPACVKACPTGARLFGDIKDPDSEVSQAIRERGGYQLMPEWETQPANHYLPRKVTQSTCESTQGEFSLRDYLRSKVTPSRAKQAAPAEEGAA, encoded by the coding sequence ATGAGCCAAGCCCCACAAGCCGAAACGCTGGCCAAGCAGCTGGCGCTGGTCATCGACCTGAACGTCTGCGTGGGCTGCCATGCCTGCGTGACCTCCTGCAAGGAATGGAACACCTCGGGCGCGGCCGGCCCGCTGGCCGACCTGAACGCCTACGGCGCCAAGCCCACCGGCACCTTCTTCAACCGGGTGCAGACCTACGAGGCCGACAGCTTCCCGAACACGCAGACCATCCACTTCCCCAAAAGCTGCGTGCATTGCGAGGATCCGCCCTGCGTGCCGGTGTGCCCCACCGGCGCCAGCTACAAGCGGGCGGAAGACGGCATCGTGCTGGTGGACTACGACAAGTGCATCGGCTGCAAGTACTGCAGCTGGGCCTGCCCCTATGGCGCCCGCGAGTTCGACGAGGAGCGCAAGGTCATGACCAAGTGCACGCTGTGCGTGGACCGGATCTATGACGAGCACCTGGCGCCGGCGGACCGCAAGCCGGCCTGCGTCAAGGCCTGCCCCACCGGCGCGCGCCTGTTCGGCGACATCAAGGACCCGGACTCGGAAGTGTCCCAGGCGATCCGCGAGCGCGGCGGCTACCAGCTGATGCCGGAGTGGGAGACGCAGCCGGCCAACCACTACCTGCCGCGCAAGGTGACGCAGTCCACCTGCGAGAGCACGCAAGGCGAATTCAGCCTGCGCGACTACCTTCGCAGCAAGGTCACGCCGTCACGGGCCAAGCAGGCCGCGCCGGCGGAGGAGGGCGCCGCATGA